In Ooceraea biroi isolate clonal line C1 chromosome 1, Obir_v5.4, whole genome shotgun sequence, the genomic stretch tatttattaatatttattagcgttaatatttcttcaaatattatataaatttatgtagtTATGTagttgtatatattaattgaacattataaattaaatacgtAGCTTCAATTACTCACTGCAGCAATTGTTGGTGTTCTCTTAAATGTGCACGCAACTCGGTGAATTCGGTGACCGTACGAAATTTCTTGGACAAAATGTCGCATCTTGCCGACACGAACCATAAGAGAAGTCCGACAAAAACGTTCGAGCATACTTGCGTGTAACTCTGATATATGAGCAGTAACTGATGCAGATAAATGAGAATTTTCACAGGTAGATAATCCATGGAGAACGGATATTCCACATCTATGGGAAAAGTGGTAGATTCCACGGCGGGACTGATGCACAGCAGCAAAGCGGTAACAGTGAAGGCAGACACCGAGCCTATATAAAACGATCTGCAGTTGTCAATGTATCGATGAAAAACGATCACCTCCTCCGGCTTCGCCCGTTTGCAATAATCCTCCAATTCATAAATCACGTACTGTAATCGAACCATGATTGGATCGGATGTCGACGATGTGAATAAGAATATGGTCTAATATCGCTTCGCGTAATACGGCGAGATTTGATATTCTTaatgaagaatattaaaaatgcattttgttTGTGTTTTCGCTTCTGTTTTTACTTACACATTGAAAATTCGAATttggaatatattaaatgaagtAAGTATATTCCTTACTTGTAGTCGATCGTACTGCATCGTGTAGCACATTATCTGCAACGGAACCTCCGTTGTGGTGCACAGTTGGCAGCAGAGTCTCATTATCAGAAGCAAGTTCGACGGATTGATATAAATCGTGTATAATATCGAAACTATCATGACTGTCCCATGCACCatggaaaaaaaacggaaTATCATATCGCATGTCTTCTCGTATCTCGTAGCGGTCGATCGTAGCGGCCAGCAGCAAGCAAAGAACAGATGAGTCTTCAGGAACGCGATCAGCTTTTCTATCCTCACGTCCGCCATACGGACGGCAGAGATTCTATTCTACGTCGAATTGATCACgtcgagaaagaaatattccgaTCGCCTTTTACGCGAGAGACACGTACTTAATTTTCCCCCTTGATCGCCCCACACGAACTCCCCTTTTCACCCTTTCCGTGCCCAACTGTAACGTGTGATACTGTCCAACTGCGAGTTTAAAAAAAGGTCATTGGCAGTGAAGTGCACGGTGCAGTACCTTCTGTATCTGAGCTTCGCCTTATTGCGGAATTATTGTACGAGCAAGCGAGGAAATCGTGCAAGCAGCACATGAATTATTCACCTGACAAATTCCGCGCTTTGCGATTCCCGTTCGTAATAGCGTAATTATTGTCTTGCCTCTCCGCAGCGCAATAAGGGTAATCTTAATCGCTGCCGGTGTAGGGTGGTGAAGAAATGATGAGCAGGAAGGAGAACGTCGTAAATAACCGACAGTATTTGCGGTATCGACACTGATACTTGCAGCAACAAATATTGTgggatattatattttatatcttaatttattttctcgtaatgtaataaagaacacccacagaaaagatttctggacttaatgctattactctttaatctatcataaaataagatcgctatagcgacaatcatatttattattgaaaagaagcatattttaattttgaatagaaaattctaaaatctagattaaaataatcttggtgctatctcattaattttctcagaaggatttagataaaaatttgtagcaaattcaaaatattcttgatttaagaatattgtgagatctaaaagacatcttattctattcttctaagagaatttgtagaatctgcacaaaacggccaatatttatgtgttgcaatcgaaaatcgggaaagtgtttctgttatttacaatgaataagtgcaatactctacaagaaatattaaaagatatggaaatgtcttatctcgaatcttatttctcaagtaagtatattgtatcacttacatttccatatcttttaatatttcttgtagagtattgcacttattcattgtaaataacagaaacactttcccgattttcgattgcaacacataaatattggccgttttatccgaataaaggacggcgctGAGTcaacgagcgactgtgagaaaatgatgcgtcgacatcgacaaagcctactataaagtggcgctaatatcaaattattctacatacaagaatatataagcataaatttgtatgttactcttgtctcaagacagtaagacaatcttatttaattcgagagagaagaatagaaattactgatttaaattaaaaattgttttattttcatattttttatacttgtaatacgattaaattagtcaagaatatttttcgtcttgttatcagaaatcctttctgagggtgaaCGATGCAATTATCATGTCATGTGATGTTTCGGAAACCATTTAATGTCAAAACTTTTTTGTCGCAAAAGAATgggaattttcaattttaaataaatttattaagaaagtaatctcaattaataaattttctaagaaagttagaagaatgaaaagattgaaaatggaaaaaaaagatttaatcagaaaatattttgatcttACCTATTTCACGAGCCAAAGCATGTTGTTTCTATAatagttaaatttaattgcttGTTATTCAGAACGTTATTCACGACCGCGACAGTTTTGTAAGCTTTTAATAGGAATTCTAACTTTCCAATTAACCCATTGCACAGTGGTCCCATAGTAGGACAAAACCTAAACTGTTTTCACTCATTAAATCGTAATTGATCATTATCTAATTATTCAGTAATGACCATACtatattgcattataaatGGTTCCTGGATAACTAAAGTGAAGACATCGGCCATTGCATAATTAGCGTTAACAATTAGCCATTAATTCAcctcatttttattaacaatttcgtGGAATTTTGTGTTTGTGCACATATCTTTGCAATGGAAATTCAAGAAACAGgtatgtttattaacatataatcaattataattatttttttattgaatattttaaattatctgGTTGACACGAAACACATAATTTATAGTGAAATTTTCTGACTATATGAGTTTTGTGTAGACTTTTAACTACGTACCCCCGCTCACCCCCGATTGGCTTTTTGTTTAATTGAAAGCTCAATATCTCTActttataaaactaaaatgaTTTCTTGCCAGACTTTGCCAGATTTCTATTTCTGAGGCTACTGTAAAGTAACGActaacttatatattatttttttagcaCTTGTTTATATAGTTATGTTTTCTTTCAGGTACAAGTTACAAATGTacgtttatattgttaattggcatattgcctagagttctctgctattgaaaataccgtaaactcagaaatgaaaaagttctagcccctagaaattttttctttttccgaggagttctgagttgttgatctcattattttttatattgcctggAGTTCTCTGCTactgaaaataccgtaaactcagaaatgaaaaagttctagcccctagaaattttttctttttccgaggagttctgagttgttgatctcattattttttatattgcctagagttctctgctactgaaaataccgtaaactcacaaatgaaaaagttctagcccctagaaattttttctttttccgaggagttctgagttgttgatctcattattttttatattgcctggagttctctgctattgaaaataccgtaaactcagaaatgaaaaagaaatttcgtaCGGTCACCGAATTCACCGAGTTGCGTGCACATTTAAGAGAACACCAACAATTGCTGCAGTGAGTAATTGAAGCTacgtatttaatttataatgttcaattaatatatacaactACATAactacataaatttatataatatttgaagaaatattaacgctaataaatattaataaatatttaacgtaaAGATAGATAAAAGTAAAGATAGgtaaaagtattaaatgttcaataaataattaataaaaaaaatacaattggGAATAGGAATTAAAACTAATAGTCAGtctaataaacgaaaattgcaATTGTTATACACTTTTAAGCAAcattgattataaaatatgtgctAGGTAACACCTTCCCTCTTCTCGTCATTCCAAAACTATTAATTGGACAAATTAaactgttattattaaaaagtcaagctaaataattaatttaactaaaattaaattctttaggAAAAACTTCAACaaccaattttttatttagcaCAGTATGCAGTATAATATCTATAGCACTGCCAATTACTGTTACCCTTAcgctaataaatataatacactaataataataaataaatatcattttaagaTATGGAAATGAAGTTGCTCTCTCTGTTCGATACGTAATGTTAGCATCACTCACCGTTAGTACAGTATTATCATTTTCACTGGCTGCACTTTTCTCAGCGTGAGTACAGCTGCTAATTTTATCTAGCAAAATGCTCGGTAGCATTGGACAGaaatgtgttatttttatgccTTTTGTTTCTGTAAATACTAAgtaaaactttataatttttttacatttttcatcttttttacAACTTTGTTAAGTTATGACTGCACCGTTTTACACAGGATGGCCCCGTATGTGtagtgtaaattaattttgagttTTGAAAGACAATTAtagtgtaaatattttattttacattcttcataatattaaaccaaTTCTAGCTCCTTCAAAGATTTCATTCTGtcctttttttgtttcaataGCGACAACCGTTGTCAGTGAAATCGACGTTTTTGATATTCTTTGTTTCGTCGTCGCGAAAGTATATTTATGCGCGTGGCCGGCCGACCGCCTGCTAAGTGCAGTAAGTTACATTTACAAATGTAGAATTGTAGATATGGGAAAAGTTTATCTCTTCTTATCCCTTCACACCCCGtggtgtatatatttatatatttaaaagttaattaattctatagAGTACTGATATTGCACATGCCGCGTATAATTCGATGTGGTATAACAGCAAGGCTGAATTCCAGAAGAATTTTTTACACACACTGTTACGCAGCCAACAgcctataattattaatgtaccCTGCATATTACCGACTGTTTCGTTGAATTATTATGCTTCTGTGagttgataattttattgttataaaacgATTTGATCGTTCAGTTACCATAGTTTTTCtgatatatcttttaaattattacaattatttgatatagttttaaatgattaattatgtgcacgagaatatttttgttttttgttttttattagatGCAAACAATAagttgtgcagaataaaatatgtttatatattaatgtttatatatttttaagtgaTCTGTAATATCATAGGTAATAtcactaatatataatagtttataaaatactacttttatactaaatttaaatatttatgatacattGCTGTGCGTACATGCACAAATGacgcaaaaatataataaacattttgtcATACAATATGACAAATTACTTTAATTAGTAGGCTCTTAGATATAAcgtattacataatatttataattttttcaataatttttagtaCATCTCAACGGCTTTTCCTACTTAACTACTTTCCGAATCTTACTTGAAGATGATGAcgaagattaatattattgctcACGTGGATCTGATTGCCCACACaaacatatattgtatattattattatgttacagGAATTATGtctcaattattaaaaaccatgtttcaaaataaaaatctgcttattaaaatcatttaatgtatatgtataaagaatGCCCGCATCTTAGTAAAAGAATTTTCTAGAAAGTAGATATAAAACCTCTGAtagtatacatgtatacgtacacacgcgcacgcatatACACAATTCTATAGTAAagatgatttttcttttttcttaaattatatgattatttattctttttatttttatgttctaTGTATCTATGTTCTATgttatgttttatgttttatgtaccaacaaacaaatttataatacacaaAATACTTGATAACAATCTTCTTTGTACCTggaagaattaaatataatgtcaTAACCATCGATTGAGCATTATTATGGCGCGAGATTAATGAGAAAATTGCACGCGCCCAACGTACTTAATATACCATGTTAATGACTTTCCATTATAACAGGTGTCACAAGTACACGCTTACTCTCGTTAAAACTAATCGTTTCGTTAATTACTATCATAACGTGATGATCTACATTGCACGACATAGTATATAAATGTAACGCGGAGATCGTTTATCGATACATTTAACGTGAATCGTGAGTTACGTGCGTTGGCttcaataattatctctttaACAGCTCGGAAAAATTTAAATGGCATCCGTGTAAATTTTAACTGAACACGCGTGCAAATCATTATatcttcaatattattattattatatattatatattgtaccaAACGCAATCTAATATAATTCACGTGAAAgagtagaaataaaaaagtagaaTCACTGCAAATGACTCTTCTCATGCAAGATGTTGGGTAATACGCCATTTGCGCGTGTACGGAACGTACTACACGATTTGGCCGTTAAGCTCTGAAGacggaaaatttaaaacacttTTTTGCAACTTTCTGTGGTGGTTTACACAGTGAACATGATATCCATGTCTTTCCTGATTCCTAATACTATATTGAAATCAAGAAAGTCTCGTTGATACATTAAAGACTCTGCCAGTGTCGGCATACTGTTTGGAGATAATTTTCAATCTTATTTATTGTAGGATTCGGAGGAAAGAAATTCAGGTTAATACTTCAATTTAGATGTTTAGCATTCgaactatttaaattatttacctGCAATACCTTGAGATATAGCAAAGAGAATAGTgacacttttattaatatttaaaaaaaaacagaaagatgatttactaaatttattgtaatgtttttataatgattaaaaaacaaaatttcataatagtACTAAGAAGTTTTAATGTTCCTTTCTGTTAACTGCTCCTTAATTCCTGCGAAGAATATAATATGcatttcaatcaatttttagTTTATGCTCTTCGCATAAGAATCTTACATTTTATACTAATATAATCTTAATAGTAATTAAAcgaataagtataataaattattatataataaatatcaaaatcattataataagtaataaaaatagtacaataattgTTGTTTTATTGTTGCGTGAAGTGCATGAAATGCAACTGAAAAGGGGAAtgaacgtgaaaaataaataccaTAAAGAAAGAAGACTTTTATCTTTTAGAAATGAAGATCTAGGTTTATTAAGTCATTACAAAATTAGGGAGTGTGTTTTCGGGTTGTCTGcagtaatttattacaatatattccTGCATTGTTGCGTTCAGGTTTTGTGTTATAACAAGTTACGATTAGATACGTGCTTTGCTATAAGATTgctataaatgtaattatttttaatattatcgcgAGTGTCGCGAGCGCGTACGCGCATATGCAGAAAAATGAATGCTGTGAACGCGAAAGGCGCAACAATacacgataatgataataacaaaataaaataagtaatatagtaaaataatagagATATTGCTGtcttttaatgtatatattttatactttattgtaTTATGTGATATTTTAGTTACGTGAGAGAAATAATCGTAtctttaattcataattttcaagACAGCGATGGTTACATTCATTGATGCGATGATATTCAGTCTGTTAGTATTAATGTGAGTATGCGTTGATTATCaagtatattttctaaattttatatactgtGTTAGTCAAACAAATTTCGGATCGATATTTTCacttgtttaaattaatttacatataatactGGCAATTAAATATTGCTAATGTCTATATCATAGACAATAATGTCTAATTATAGACATCGATAGTGATTACTTGATTAATGAATAAGTTTTTCTACTGAATGTGtgcaataatgtaaaaatcgaATCCACTTTTTGATTGATCTATAATACTTTAGCTGTAAGATATGTGCACAAACTGATAATATCTGTTATAAtcctaaatataataaattgcagaatacggaaaaaaatattgtagagAGAGTGAAATTTTTTATGGGTAGTTTTGTAGCAATAATTAGGCTCTTCATATGCTGTTATGCGGCAGAAGAAATAACGGACCAGGTTAGTTTTCTAACTTCTTCTTTGACACAGATCACTAGAGAAAATTGAACAAATACtcgttaaacaaatatttgatatctCTTCGTAGCAGAAGGAAAAGGACAAAAAAGTATTCGTTCAATAGAGAAATTGTCACTATATCAgtgcaaattatattttaaatgtaataatctgACGACGTTCTCAAagaagtaatttatttaagcTTGCTTGATGTTGaaacttaaaatatatttattactattaaaataaattgtaaattaaaaccGAAAATActcatttaattacatattattcaaGATTTGAAAGAAAGCAATGAGCAAGAGAGCTGCTAATCTTTCTCTACATCTCTCTGTGCAGGCTTATGATGTCACCTGGCAAATCTATACTTCACCATGTATGTATGGCTCACGAATCGTTCGTCAGAACGTTTATATGCTTATTCAGAGATGTCTGAAGCCAGTTGTAATTAACGCCGGTCGCTTTATACCCGTAGTTTCCATACAGTTTTGCGGAAACGTAagttgtgaatattata encodes the following:
- the LOC105278059 gene encoding odorant receptor 85f gives rise to the protein MADVRIEKLIAFLKTHLFFACCWPLRSTATRYEKTCDMIFRFFSMVHGTVMIVSILYTIYINPSNLLLIMRLCCQLCTTTEVPLQIMCYTMQYDRLQYVIYELEDYCKRAKPEEVIVFHRYIDNCRSFYIGSVSAFTVTALLLCISPAVESTTFPIDVEYPFSMDYLPVKILIYLHQLLLIYQSYTQVCSNVFVGLLLWFVSARCDILSKKFRTVTEFTELRAHLREHQQLLQYGNEVALSVRYVMLASLTVSTVVIIFTGCTFLSRQPLSVKSTFLIFFVSSLAKVYLCAWPADRLLSASTDIAHAAYNSMWYNSKAEFQKNFLHTLLRSQQPIIINVPCILPTVSLNYYASYISTAFSYLTTFRILLEDDDED